In the Cryptococcus neoformans var. neoformans JEC21 chromosome 1, complete sequence genome, one interval contains:
- a CDS encoding iron ion homeostasis-related protein, putative, with protein MSLSNALRFGPVSGYRHNGIQQNRLLAMPRSLLVHATTRRISTKVTCHKGLCILTGRTSAVHRCTSLSSGLRHHTTKAPPSKTDKPLGSQHEHKHEHDHDHEHGIFHTHVHDHSEGAEQLMEALSSGKMDRGTRITLLGLGSNVALTLSKGLAGLWMNSASLLAEAGHSLSDLLGDFVTLATWRISRKSPTDAFPWGYSKFETFGTLTVSVILVGGAVGIGLHSYHLLLQTLLPYLATFPPGTLFNVIGTHLPASIPSPLLELFHSHGPSALPHEHGAGADHLHSHAADAGAILNPHAAWFALASVVIKEWLYRLTARVASEEHSPVLKANALHHRADALTSFVALTSILGSSFGGWHFLDPLGGIAVSFFILQQGLSLSKVAMLELLDAGIDKKTQAAIEEIVTDLVDGDELLAVRNVRGVKCGGQTNLDLTIDVPPSMTVRDSHAVEQRVRDAVMSARREVREVKVHVHGEELLSDGTSATRKAVEKTGPTSDFGRDGC; from the exons ATGTCCCTGTCGAACGCTCTCCGGTTTGGGCCCGTCTCCGGCTACAGACACAACGGCATCCAACAGAACCGTCTGTTGGCGATGCCTCGGTCACTTTTGGTCCACGCAACAACCAGAAGAATATCAACAAAAGTCACTTGCCACAAAGGCCTGTGCATTCTGACGGGTAGAACTTCTGCTGTACATCGGTGTACCTCACTATCCTCTGGCCTTCGACACCACACCACAAAAGCCCCTCCGTCAAAAACGGACAAGCCGCTCGGTTCCCAACATGAACACAAACATGAACATGATCACGACCATGAGCATGGGATATTTCATACACACGTGCATGATCATTCGGAGGGCGCGGAACAGCTCATGGAAGCTTTGTCATCAGGAAAGATGGACAGGGGGACACGGATAACTTTGTTGG GTCTTGGAAGCAATGTTGCTCTTACTTTATCCAAAGGTTTAGCGGGATTATGGATGAACTCGGCTTCTTTGCTAGCTGAAGCGGGTCATAGTCTGTCAGATTTATTAGGT GACTTTGTGACCCTTGCAACATGGAGAATATCCAGGAAATCGCCTACAGACGCATTCCCTTGGGGCTACAGTAAGTTTGAGACATTTGGAACCCTTACGGTCAGTGTTATTCTGGTTGGAGGTGCGGTCGGCATCGGGTTACATTCTTACCAT CTACTATTACAAACATTGCTCCCCTATCTTGCAACGTTCCCCCCTGGCACATTGTTCAACGTTATCGGCACTCACCTGCCTGCTTCTATCCCCTCCCCTCTCCTTGAGCTGTTCCACTCTCATGGACCTTCAGCGCTGCCACATGAACATGGGGCTGGAGCCGACCACTTACATAGCCATGCTGCCGATGCTGGAGCTATCTTGAACCCACATGCTGCGTGGTTTGCGTTAGCAAGTGTGGTTATCAAGGAGTGGCTATATAGATTAACAGCAAGAGTCGCTTCCGAGGAACATAGTCCGGTGTTGAAGGCCAACGCTTTGCA TCACCGAGCAGACGCTCTCACCTCATTCGTCGCTCTCACCTCGATTCTTGGCTCTTCTTTCGGTGGCTGGCACTTCCTTGACCCTCTGGGTGGCATTGCTGTGTCAtttttcatccttcaacaGGGTCTATCCTTGTCAAAAGTCGCCATGCTCGAGTTATTAGATGCTGGTATAGATAAGAAGACACAGGCTGCGATCGAAGAGATTGTGACTGATTTGgtggatggagatgagctTTTGGCAGTCAGGAACGTGAGAGGTGTCAAGTGTGGTG GTCAAACAAATCTCGATTTGACTATAGACGTGCCTCCCAGCATGACCGTTAGGGACTCCCACGCTGTGGAGCAGAGGGTGAGGGATGCTGTCATGTCAGCGCGAAGAGAGGTCAGAGAGGTTAAAGTCCATGTACATGGCGAGGAGCTTTTATCGGATGGAACTAGCGCTACGAGGAAGGCCGTGGAAAAGACGGGACCGACATCTGactttggaagagatggttgTTGA
- a CDS encoding dityrosine transporter, putative — MAVDNMKTASSSSSTPMELSTPSVTLTHDRMEEQNSSSETLGPDSSPSISCSNMEEIALDKKNLRGKPPDKEGDGSCAKFLVDTPQSDKEGVSEVETIDGRPKDVYDRFSKRQKNVIVAVISYSAFIAPMTSSIFLPSIPTMAVDLHSSAEVINYTVAIFLVTIGVASVFWSPYSGFYGRRPVYLASMPIMVIASIGVAQSKNIGAIIGTRILQGIGSSCVLSVGAGTIGDIFRPTERSRGMATYYMGVLIGPALSPILGGIFTEYTSQTWRSAQYFLAGCGALSVVLTFFFLPETFHPPTVHERLKKERGKKFVMYWVNPFRSVMLLRWPNIAMACFISSCVMLDTYCVIVPLSAVFKDRYNIHNTAIAGCLFLVNGAGNIISSRIAGPYADRIVKKYMGKRGYRRPEDRLKASFWGTLILMPISVLIYGWLLKFGKGGMAPPLIMVFLNGISLMLCLTPLNTYLVDCMQSRSAEVVAINNCIRYIFSAAASAFVLPLANAIGWGWTMTMCAFVSWLAAGSLFILCRYGERWREAANIRYGITEVEAQEERVDGGKDEEAAVVENNTIEDRRASDGYGEYLEGPVPMEKNFSRTKSRTKTVDRQISRKEGELPLVEEVLKRQVSFSGPSIHGGG, encoded by the exons ATGGCGGTGGATAACATGAAGACAGCCAGCAGCTCTAGCTCGACACCCATGGAGCTATCGACACCATCAGTCACCTTGACACACGATAGGATGGAGGAACAAAATAGCTCATCCGAAACTCTTGGTCCTGATTCTAGCCCCTCAATATCATGTTCAAATATGGAAGAAATTGCATtggacaagaagaatcTTCGTGGAAAACCACCGGataaagaaggagatggcagTTGTGCGAAGTTTTTGGTGGATACTCCGCAAAGCGACAAAGAAGGGGTTTCAGAAGTCGAGACGATTGATGGAAGACCAAAAGATGTATATGATCGCTTTTCCAAGAGACAGAAGAACGTTATCGTTGCGGTTATATCATACTCCGCTTTCATTGCTC CCATGACCTCAtctatcttccttccttcaatACCGACGATGGCTGTCGACCTACATTCCTCAGCTGAGGTCATCAACTATACTGTCGCGATATTTTTGGTCACTATCGGTGTTGCCAGTGTCTTTTGGTCTCCTTACTCTGGATTTTACGGACGAAGACCGGTGTATCTGGCTAGTATGCCGATCATGGTAATAGCTAGCATAGGAGTCGCTCAATCGAAGAACATCGGGGCTATCATTGGCACCCGTATCTTGCAGGGTATAG GAAGCTCCTGTGTGCTCAGTGTAGGGGCGGGAACCATTGGAGATATCTTCAGACCTACTGAAAGAAGTCGAGGTATGGCGACTTACTATATGGG TGTCCTTATCGGGCCTGCCTTGAGTCCAATACTAGGCGGGATCTTTACCGAGTATACTTCACAAACTTGGCGTAGTGCCCAATACTTTCTGGCTGGGTGTGGTGCGTTATCGGTTGTCCtcacctttttctttctgcctGAGACATTCCACCCGCCTACCGTGCACGAGCGTctgaaaaaggagagagggaagaagttTGTGATGTATTGGGTGAATCCTTTCAGGTCAGTGATGCTGTTGAGATGGCCAAACATAGCGATGGCT TGTTTTATCTCAAGTTGCGTAATGCTTGATACCTACTGTGTCATTGTTCCACTCTCTGCTGTTTTC AAAGATAGATATAACATCCACAACACTGCTATTGCAGGTTGCTTATTCCTCGTGAATGGTGCAGGTAACATCATCTCGAGTAGGATTGCCGGAC CATATGCCGACCGCATTGTGAAGAAGTACATGGGAAAACGAGGATACAGAAGGCCAGAGGACAGACTGAAGGCTAGCTTCTGGGGCACTCTGATTCTGATGCCAATATCGGTCTTGATATACGGGTGGTTGCTGAAGTTTGG CAAAGGAGGAATGGCTCCACCTTTAATCATGGTGTTCCTCAACGGCATCTCTTTAATGCTCTGCCTTACGCCTCTCAATACTTA TTTGGTAGACTGTATGCAGTCGCGAAGTGCTGAGGTCGTGGCTATAAACAATT GTATTCGATACATCTTTTCGGCGGCCGCCTCTGCTTTCGTCCTTCCACTAGCCAACGCGATCGGTTGGGGCTGGACCATGACAATGTGCGCTTTCGTTAGC TGGCTGGCAGCCGGATCATTGTTTATTCTGTGTCGTTACGGAGAACGCTGGCGGGAAGCCGCAAATATCCGTTATGGCATCACCGAAGTCGAAGCTCAAGAAGAGCGCGTTGACGGGggcaaagatgaagaagctgctgttgttgagaATAATACAATCGAAGACAGGAGGGCCTCCGATGGATACGGGGAATACCTTGAAGGACCGGTACCGATGGAGAAAAACTTTTCTAGGACAAAGTCAAGAACAAAGACCGTGGATAGGCAAATTAGTAGAAAAGAGGGCGAATTGCCTCTTGTGGAAGAAGTGTTGAAGAGACAAGTGTCTTTTTCTGGCCCTTCAATCCATGGCGGGGGTTAA
- a CDS encoding ABC transporter, putative, with amino-acid sequence MSATGVPAELNNLGAPITATTQNPSGLANSQVTSGPASSATQHDEHRSSAGNTLADEENDKAVESEKAEVIDAAADGKQKRLAADSSEDIVTELEPHHVSIHRGKEEFAALERRYSTLSQQSQHELHRPTTRHSVRSSFSRKDRVVSRLTQDDAEKAKEGEGEFNLVDVLRSGRENQDEAGIKRKAVGVIWEDLEVIGAGGMRINIRNFSSAIIEQFMMPAFKILSIFGVNPFAPKPKAILHPSSGLLKPGEMCLVLGRPEAGCTTFLKTITNQRAGYMEIKGNVEYAGVGWKEMRKRYAGEVVYNQEDDDHLPTLTVAQTIRFALATKTPKKKIPGVSAKQFQDDMLDLLLSMLNIKHTANTIVGNAYVRGVSGGERKRVSIAEMFCSGATVCSWDNSTRGLDASTALDYAKSLRLLTDIMGQTTFVSLYQAGEGIYDQFDKVLVLNEGHVAYFGPAKEARQYMIGLGYRDLPRQTTADYLSGCTDVNERRFADGRDETNVPATPEEMDKAYKESEVCARMTREREEYKQLMAEDATAREDFRQAVLEQKHKGVSKKSPYTVSFLQQVFIIFKRQLRLKFQDHFGISTGYATAIIIALIVGSVYFRLPETASGAFTRGGLLFLGLLFNALTSFSELPSQMLGRSVLYRQNEYRFYRPAAFALAAVLADVPYNASVIFLFSIVLYFMGGLYSSGGAFFMFFLFVFLTFMVMSAFFRTLGVATSDYNVAARLASVLISFMVTYTGYMIPVQRMKRWLFWIFYLNPLSYGYEAIFANEFSRINLTCDSSYTIPRNIPEAGITGYPDTLGPNQMCSIFGSTPGDPNVSGSDYMATGYSYYKAHIWRNFGILLGFFAFFMFMQMLFIEVLEQGAKHFSINVYKKEDKDLKAKNERLAERLEAFRAGELEQDLSELKMRPEPFTWEGLNYTVPVPGGHRQLLNDIYGYVKPGSLTALMGASGAGKTTLLDVLASRKNIGVIEGDVLMNGRPIGTGFQRGCGYAEQQDTHEWTTTVREALRYSAYLRQPQHVPKQEKDDYVEDIIELLELQELADAMIGFPGYGLSVEARKRVTIGVELAAKPELLLFLDEPTSGLDGQSAYNIVRFLKKLCAAGQKILCTIHQPNALLFQSFDRLLLLQRGGECVYFGDIGPDSKVLIDYLERNGAKVPHDANPAEFMLEAIGAGSRKRIGSDWGEKWRNSPEFAEVKREIQELKAEALAKPVEEKSNRTEYATSFFFQLKTVLRRTNVALWRNADYQWTRLFAHLAIGLIVTLTFLQLDNSVQSLQYRVFAIFFATVLPALILAQIEPQYIMSRMTFNREASSKMYSSTVFALTQLLSEMPYSLGCAVSFFLLLYYGVGFPYASSRAGYFFLMILVTEVYAVTLGQAVAALSPTILIAALFNPFLLVLFSIFCGVTAPPPTLPYFWRKWMWPLDPFTRLISGLVSTVLQDQEVVCKDGEYQVFPAPSGQTCQQWAGAFAEAIGGYINNPDSTGDCQFCQYRTGQAFFTPLEISFSTRWRDFGIFICYVVFNILVLLIAARFLKWQRR; translated from the exons ATGTCCGCTACGGGCGTTCCAGCGGAGCTTAACAATCTCGGTGCGCCCATCACGGCCACCACTCAGAATCCGTCGGGTCTGGCGAACTCGCAAGTCACTTCTGGTCCTGCATCTTCTGCTACTCAGCATGACGAACACCGATCATCGGCTGGCAATACACTCGCTGACGAAGAAAACGATAAGGCGGTGGAGTCCGAAAAAGCTGAGGTCATCGACGCGGCTGCCGATGGCAAGCAAAAACGTCTTGCTGCTGACTCTAGCGAAGATATCGTCACCGAACTCGAACCCCACCACGTCTCTATCCATCgcggaaaggaagaattcGCTGCCCTGGAGCGCAGGTACTCTACTCTTTCCCAGCAATCCCAACACGAGCTCCATCGCCCCACCACCCGTCATTCCGTCAGATCCAGCTTCTCTCGCAAGGATCGTGTCGTCTCCCGTCTCACCCAAGATGATGCCGAAAAGGCTAAGGAAGGTGAGGGCGAGTTCAATTTGGTTGACGTCCTTCGTTCTGGCAGGGAGAATCAGGACGAGGCAGGTATCAAGCGCAAGGCAGTCGGTGTGATTTGGGAAGACCTAGAGGTTATCGGTGCCGGTGGTATGAGGATCAATATTCGAAATTTCTCATCCGCCATCATTGAGCAATTTATGATGCCCGCTTTCAAAATCCTTAGCATTTTTGGCGTAAATCCCTTTGCGCCCAAACCCAAAGCTATCCTGCATCCTAGTTCCGGTCTTCTCAAGCCTGGAGAGATGTGTCTTGTCCTGGGTCGGCCTGAAGCTGGTTGTACTACCTTCTTGAAAACTATCACTAATCAGAGAGCGGGTTACATGGAGATCAAGGGTAACGTCGAGTACGCCGGTGTCGGGTGGAAGGAGATGCGCAAGCGCTATGCCGG TGAAGTTGTGTACaatcaagaagatgacgaccACCTTCCTACCCTCACGGTTGCTCAGACCATTCGATTTGCCCTTGCCACAAAGActcccaagaagaaaatcCCCGGTGTTTCTGCCAAGCAATTCCAAGATGACATGCTtgatctcctcctttccatGTTGAACATCAAACACACCGCTAACACTATT GTCGGCAATGCCTACGTTCGAGGTGTTTCTGGTGGTGAACGAAAGCGTGTCTCCATCGCCGAAATGTTCTGCTCTGGTGCCACTGTCTGCTCGTGGGATAACTCCACCCGAGGTCTGGATGCTTCTACAGCTCTCGACTACGCCAAGTCTCTTCGACTTCTTACTGACATCATGGGTCAGACCACCTTTGTCTCTCTCTATCAGGCCGGTGAAGGTATTTACGACCAATTCGACAAGGTTCTTGTCCTCAACGAAGGTCACGTTGCCTACTTCGGTCCAGCTAAGGAGGCTCGTCAGTACATGATTGGCCTTGGTTACAGGGATTTGCCCCGTCAAACAACTGCTGACTACCTGTCGGGCTGTACTGACGTCAACGAAAGACGTTTCGCTGACGGGAGGGACGAAACGAATGTACCTGCTACCCCGGAGGAAATGGATAAAGCTTATAAAGAGTCTGAGGTCTGTGCCCGTATGACCAGAGAGCGTGAGGAATACAAGCAGCTCATGGCCGAGGATGCCACCGCCAGGGAAGATTTCAGGCAGGCTGTGCTCGAACAGAAGCACAAGGGAGTCAGTAAAAAGTCCCCTTACACCGTCTCCTTTTTACAACAGGTCtttatcatcttcaaacgTCAA CTTCGTCTCAAGTTCCAAGACCATTTTGGTATCTCC ACCGGTTATGCCACTGCTATT ATCATTGCTCTTATCGTCGGCTCTGTTTACTTCCGTCTTCCCGAAACTGCTTCAGGTGCCTTCACCCGTGGTggtcttctcttcttgggTCTCTTGTTCA ATGCTctcacctccttctctgAATTGCCCAGTCAAATGTTGGGTCGATCAGTCTTGTACCGTCAAAACGAATACCGATTCTACCGACCTGCTGCCTTT GCCCTCGCTGCCGTCTTGGCCGATGTGCCCTATAACGCGTCGGtcatttttctcttctctatcGTTTTGTATTTCAT GGGTGGTTTGTACTCGTCTGGTGGCGCATTCTTTatgttcttcctcttcgtcttccttaCATTCATGGTTATGT CTGCATTCTTCCGTACTTTGGGTGTGGCTACCTCCGATTACAATGTCGCTGCACGTCTAGCTTCtgtcctcatctcctttaTGGTTACCTACACAGGTTATATG ATCCCAGTTCAACgaatgaagagatggtTGTTTTGGATTTTCT ATCTGAACCCTCTGTCTTACGGATACGA AGCTATCTTTGCCAATGAATTCTCTAGGATCAAC CTTACTTGTGACTCGAGCTACACCATTCCTCGTAATATTCCGGAAGCGGGAATTACTGGCTATCC TGACACCTTGGGTCCCAATCAGATGTGTTCTATCTTCGGTAGTACCCCAGGTGATCCCAATGTCAGCGGTTCCGACTACATGGCTACCGGTTATAGCTATTACAAAGCTCACATTTGGCGAAAT TTCGGTATTCTGCTCGGTTTCTTTGCGTTCTTCATGTTCATGCAGATGTTGTTCATTGAAGTTCTCGAACAAGGT GCCAAACACTTCTCAATCAATGTGtacaagaaggaggacaaAGATCTCAAGGCAAAGAATGAGCGTCTTGCCGAGCGTCTCGAGGCTTTCCGAGCTGGTGAACTCGAGCAGGATCTTTCCGAGTTGAAGATGCGCCCCGAGCCCTTTACATGGGAAGGTTTG AATTACACTGTACCTGTTCCTGGTGGTCATCGTCAACTCCTGAACGACATTTATGGTTACGTCAAGCCTGGGTCCCTTACTGCCCTCATGGGTGCCTCTGGTGCTGGTAAAACTACTTTGCTCGATGTTCTTGCTTCCAGGAAGAACATTGGTGTGATCGAAGGTGACGTCTTGATGAATGGTCGGCCGATTGGCACCG GTTTCCAACGAGGTTGTGGCTACGCTGAACAGCAAGACACTCACGAATGGACTACAACCGTTCGAGAAGCCCTCCGGTACTCTGCCTATCTTCGTCAACCTCAACACGTTCCGAaacaagagaaggatgattaTGTGGAGGACATTATTGAACTTCTTGAACTCCAGGAGTTGGCTGATGCGATGATTGGTTTCCCGGGCTACGGTCTCTCTGTTGAAG CACGCAAGCGAGTCACTATCGGTGTGGAACTTGCTGCCAAGCCTGAGTTGCTCCTGTTTTTAGATGAACCCACCTCTGGTCTCGATGGACAGAGCGCGTACAACATTGTCCGATTCCTTAAGAAGCTCTGTGCCGCCGGCCAAAAGATTTTGTGTACAATCCACCAGCCTAATGCTTTGCTCTTCCAGTCTTTTGACAGGCTTTTGCTCCTTCAGCGAG GTGGTGAATGCGTTTACTTCGGTGATATTGGACCTGATTCCAAGGTCTTGATTGACTACCTTGAGCGAAATGGCGCCAAGGTTCCACATGACGCCAACCCTGCCGAGTTCATGCTCGAAGCTATTGGAGCTGGTTCCCGCAAGCGTATTGGTAGTGACTGGGGAGAGAAATGGAGGAATTCACCTGAGTTTGCCGAGGTCAAACGCGAAATCCAAGAATTGAAGGCGGAAGCGCTGGCGAAGCCCGTTGAGGAGAAATCCAACAGGACAGAATATG CcaccagcttcttctttcaactcAAGACTGTGCTTCGCAGGA CTAATGTCGCCCTTTGGAGAAACGCTGACTACCAATGGACTCGTCTTTTCGCCCATCTCGCCATTGGCCTTATTGTTACCCTTACTTTCCTCCAACTTGACAACTCTGTTCAGTCTTTGCAGTACCGAGTCTTCGCTATCTTCTTTGCAACTGTCCTTCCTGCTTTGATTCTCGCACAAATCGAACCTCAGTATATTATGAGTAGAATGACTTTCAAC CGAGAAGCTAGTTCAAAGATGTACTCTTCGACTGTATTTGCCTTGACCCAATTGCTGTCTGAGATGC CCTATTCGCTTGGATGTGCTGtatctttcttccttctgctctATTACGGTGTCGGCTTCCCTTACGCCTCTTCTCGAGCTGGttacttcttcttgatgatCTTGGTCACTGAAGTCTATGCTGTGACTCTCGGTCAGGCCGTAGCTGCTCTTTCACCCACCATTCTCATTGCAGCTCTTTT CAATCCCTTCTTGCTCGTACTCTTTTCTATCTTCTGTGGTGTCACTGCCCCTCCACCCACTTTGCCATACTTTTGGAGAAAATGGATGTGGCCCCTCGACCCTTTCACCCGTCTTATCAG CGGTCTTGTCTCCACAGTTCTTCAGGATCAAGAGGTCGTTTGCAAGGACGGAGAGTACCAAGTTTTCC CTGCTCCTTCCGGACAGACTTGTCAGCAATGGGCCGGTGCCTTCGCCGAGGCCATTGGTGGCTACATCAATAACCCTGACTCTACCGGCGATTGTCAGTTCTGCCAGTACCGAACTGGCCAAGCCTTCTTCACTCCTTTGGAAATCAGTTTCTCAACCAGGTGGAGAGACTTTGGTATCTTCATCTGTTATGTGGTTTTCAATATCCTTGTTTTGTTGATTGCTGCTAGGTTCTTGAAGTGGCAGAGGAGATAA